The DNA sequence TGTTTTAATGGTTATTTGATGGGTGGCTACGTCTTGGCCCAGGATTTCCCAGTCGAATTCATCGACTGCTTTGTGTATCGCTTTCCACACTGAATCGAGGGGGAAATCAATGTCGACTTCCTTTGTTTGTTCCCTAAGATAAGCCATACTTATCCAGCAGAACTCTGTTTGCCCAATGTAATATCTTTTATTTCAATCCAGCCTTCGCAGCCAAATACGGCTAACCCTGTATGCATGTTGCCATTTGCCATTAGATTTTGGACACTTGTTCATACAGCATGTTGCCACATACTGCTATAAACTCCTGCCTTCCACGGTATAGTGGTGATTTTCTTGGTAGTCGAACATATGATGGAAAAAGCAAGCGGCAGAACTATGGGACCCGTGGACTATCTAATTGTGGGGTTCCCGGGAAACAAATTCAACGGCAAAATCGTGCCTGAAATGGTGGATCTGGAGAGGCGCGGCATAATTCGTGTAATCGACTTAGTCTTCGTTACAAAAGACGCCAACGGAGCAATCTTTGTTACTGAAGCAAGAGACCTGCAGGGTGATGAGGGTAGAGCGTTTGAGAAGTTAGCTGGTAACCTTAAGGAGTGGTTCTATGAAGGTGACATAAACGCGTTGGGCGAGTCGTTGCCTAATGAGAGTTCAGCGGCTTTGTTGTTGTTCGAGAACCTTTGGGCTATACGCTTTAAAGAGGCATTGATTGATTCGGATGCTGTCTTAATCGATATGGGCCGTATTCCCCCGGAGAATCTGGACAAAGTCAGAGCGTTATTCGATGAAGGAGGCGACTAATCTTGCGCGGTAGAGGATTAATGCTTGTGGGCGGAATGGCTATGGGACGAGCTTCTGCCCAGCGACAAGCTCAAGCACAGCAGCAGGCGTATAATCAGGGCGCACAGGCGCAGCAACAGCAAAGCCAGCAGGCACAGCAAGTTCCACCTGCACAACCCGCTCAGCAGACTGCACCCCAACAGGAAGATACCATTGCTCAACTGCAGAAACTAGGTGAACTGCACAGCTCCGGTGTACTGTCAGATGAAGAATTCGCTGCGGCAAAAAAGAAACTGATAGGTTAGCGCCCCAGAAGCTTGCATTATCGCCTTGTTCTGCGCAAGCTCCCTTGTTTATTTCCATTAATTTGATTTTGAAAAACGCGGAGGTGAATTTATTGACTGAACCATCGTATGAAACTACATCCACAACAACTTCTTCTGGCCGCAACATTGGCTCAGCTATGGCTTTCATCGGTAGCATAATTTTGATTATCGTCGGCGGCTTAGCGATGCTTGGGATTTTTGCTTTGATATGGTATCCGTTGTATGCTTTGGCTGCGTTCTGGTGGGGACTTGCCATTCTGATCATTGGTTTTCTGGCGCTTGGCGCGTCGAGGTGGGTTAATAATGTCGGCGCTGCGCTTTGGCTGATTCTTCTTGCTATAATCGCGGGCATTTTTGGGGCATGGTGGGGCTCATGGCTCATCGGTCTTGGAGCCAT is a window from the Candidatus Bathyarchaeota archaeon genome containing:
- a CDS encoding SHOCT domain-containing protein encodes the protein MGRASAQRQAQAQQQAYNQGAQAQQQQSQQAQQVPPAQPAQQTAPQQEDTIAQLQKLGELHSSGVLSDEEFAAAKKKLIG
- a CDS encoding DUF6325 family protein, which codes for MVVEHMMEKASGRTMGPVDYLIVGFPGNKFNGKIVPEMVDLERRGIIRVIDLVFVTKDANGAIFVTEARDLQGDEGRAFEKLAGNLKEWFYEGDINALGESLPNESSAALLLFENLWAIRFKEALIDSDAVLIDMGRIPPENLDKVRALFDEGGD